The following coding sequences are from one Epinephelus moara isolate mb chromosome 7, YSFRI_EMoa_1.0, whole genome shotgun sequence window:
- the gulp1a gene encoding PTB domain-containing engulfment adapter protein 1 isoform X2, with protein MNRAFNRKKDKSWMHTPEALAKHYIPYNAKFLGNTEVEAPKGTEVVKDAVRKLKFQRHIKKSEGQKIPKVELQISIYGVKILDPKTKDVQHNCQLHRISFCADDKTDKRIFTFICKDSESNKHLCYVFDSEKCAEEITLTIGQAFDLAYKKFLESGGKDVETRKQIGSLQKRIQELETENSELKQQLQDLEEQLMIAHVPPPLHINAANEAYMLQRPSALFWCHSIKSLSCLEISSVTLTPMSSPESNLSSGLLTPPPAKPALLPPKPTEGCSIPRPRAGSISMKPQSTDVFDMVPFSPVTPLVPTLASNGCPPPPPTTLPPDIRKDLFGAEPFDPFTCGSADFPPDIQSKLDEMQEGFKMGLTLEGTVFSLDPLDSRC; from the exons ATGAACCGCGCCTTCAAcaggaaaaaag ATAAATCATGGATGCACACCCCGGAAGCTCTGGCCAAGCATTACATACCCTACAATGCCAAG TTCCTTGGAAACACAGAGGTTGAAGCCCCGAAAGGCACAGAAGTTGTGAAGGATGCAGTCAGAAAGCTAAAG TTTCAGAGACATATCAAGAAGTCAGAGGGTCAGAAGATCCCCAAAGTGGAATTACAGATCTCCATTTATGGCGTGAAGATACTAGATCCCAAGACAAAA gaTGTGCAGCATAACTGTCAGTTACACAGGATATCCTTCTGTGCAGATGACAAAACCGATAAAAGGATATTTACTTTCATCTGCAAAGACTcagagtccaacaaacacctcTGCTATGTGTTTGACAGTGAAAAGTGT GCGGAAGAGATAACTCTCACCATTGGTCAGGCCTTCGACTTAGCCTACAAGAAGTTCCTGGAGTCTGGAGGCAAAGATGTGGAAACCAGGAAACAGATCGGATCCCTACAGAAAAGA atTCAAGAACTGGAAACAGAAAACTCTGAGCTGAAGCAACAACTTCAAGATCTTGAAGAGCAGCTGATGATCGCTCACGTGCCACCA CCGCTGCACATAAACGCAGCTAATGAAGCGTACATGCTGCAGAGGCCCTCCGCTCTCTTCTGGTGTCACAGCATCAAGTCGCTCTCCTGTCTGGAGATCTCCTCTGTCACACTCACTCCTATGAGTTCGCCGGAGTCCAACTTGTCCAGCGGGTTACTAACTCCTCCTCCTGCCAAACCTGCTCTACTTCCTCCTAAGCCTACTGAGGGATGCAGCATCCCGCGGCCTCGC GCAGGGAGCATCTCCATGAAACCACAGTCCACAGATGTTTTCGACATGGTTCCCTTCTCACCTGTGACACCGCTGGTGCCCACACTGGCCAGTAATGGCtgcccaccaccaccaccaaccaCATTACCACCAGACATAA GGAAAGACCTGTTTGGGGCTGAGCCGTTTGATCCGTTCACCTGTGGGTCAGCTGATTTCCCGCCAGATATTCAGTCAA